A region from the Rosa rugosa chromosome 6, drRosRugo1.1, whole genome shotgun sequence genome encodes:
- the LOC133714446 gene encoding uncharacterized protein LOC133714446: MVREKVTVSTRTLQWKCVESRADSKRLYYGRFILAPLMKGQADIIGIAMRRALLREIEGTCITRARSEKIPHEYSTIVGIQESVHEILMNLKEIVLRSNLYGTCNASICVKGPGYVTTQDIILSPSVEIVDNTQHIVKTTIVNVASVAGKFQDMHMKLFDRTGKIRMTDIPEQQQPSAETGDKRIGLRSPFQNFADIFNNGVFRFMGVQTPILPSIIARDLFGRKDTMKQRKPVLIQNAQMQDATSTDQTLALIPVDEQPLEPLKRNYPPSPFSAPKKLKFMMDEFNGNTAPMKKVKIPALPFTAKSLGGLVETPSGMLVLAEVMMSRDGG; the protein is encoded by the exons ATGGTTCGAGAGAAAGTAACAGTATCTACTCGGACACTACAGTGGAAGTGTGTTGAATCAAGAGCAGACAGTAAGCGTCTTTATTATGGACGCTTTATTCTGGCCCCACTTATGAAAGGCCAAGCCGATATAATAGGCATCGCGATGCGAAGAGCTTTACTCAGAGAAATAGAAGGAACATGTATTACACGTGCAAGATCTGAGAAAATACCACACGAATATTCTACCATCGTAGGTATTCAAGAATCTGTACATGAAATTTTAATGAATTTGAAAGAAATTGTATTGAGAAGTAATCTGTATGGAACTTGTAATGCGTCTATTTGTGTCAAGGGTCCTGGGTATGTAACTACTCAAGATATCATTTTATCGCCCTCTGTAGAAATCGTTGATAATACACAGCATATAGTCAAGACCACCATCGTCAATGTGGCCTCTGTTGCAGGAAAGTTTCAAGACATGCACATGAAGCTTTTTGACAGAACCGGCAAGATCAGG ATGACTGACATACCGGAGCAGCAGCAACCGTCTGCTGAAACAGGTGACAAAAGAATTGGATTGCGCAGTCCTTTTCAAAACTTTGCAGATATCTTCAATAATGGAGTTTTTCGCTTTATGGGAGTGCAGACCCCGATTTTACCCTCTATTATTGCTCGAGACCTATTTGGTAGAAAAGACACCATGAAGCAGCGCAAACCGGTCCTTATCCAGAATGCACAGATGCAGGATGCAACTAGCACTGACCAAACCCTAGCATTGATCCCAGTTGATGAGCAACCACTGGAACCACTGAAGCGAAACTACCCTCCCTCACCATTCTCCGCACCAAAGAAATTGAAGTTTATGATGGATGAGTTTAATGGCAATACTGCACCCATGAAGAAAGTAAAGATTCCTGCTCTTCCATTCACTGCCAAATCACTTGGTGGTTTAGTTGAGACTCCTAGTGGTATGCTAGTGCTAGCGGAGGTCATGATGTCCAGGGATGGAGGGTAA